A part of Gemmobacter sp. 24YEA27 genomic DNA contains:
- a CDS encoding CpaF family protein, giving the protein MFRKFRDSRLAEQSEAPQENPLSHFQPEAALPAEIPSAENQAARQRRRKLTEIRQQAHQQLLEVLNLSALVQASEADIKAEIASVLKAVIPSQSVAVSRSDRDSLVNDLYYEVMGLGPLEILLNDETVSDILINGPEQVFIEQGGLLELTDVQFQDEAHLRRILQKIVGMVGRRLDESTPYVDARLQDGSRLNAVISPIALDGTLVSIRKFRKDKLSLEQLTFLGAMSEKMAIYLRAAVACRLNIVISGGTGSGKTTLMNALSAYIGKRERIITVEDTAELQLQQKHVGRMESRPPNIEGKGAVTQRDCLRNALRMRPDRIIVGETRGDEVIDMLQAMNTGHDGSMTTIHANSARDATSRLENMVAMAGIEIPLTALRRQVASAVNLIVQVNRLQDGSRKVTSITEVTGCEGDVLTMQELFYFEHSGVTPDGRVEGHFAATGVRSDSSDRFRRWGITLPPDLYGV; this is encoded by the coding sequence ATGTTCCGTAAATTTCGCGACAGCAGACTTGCAGAGCAAAGCGAGGCTCCCCAGGAGAACCCGCTCAGCCATTTTCAGCCTGAAGCCGCGCTGCCGGCGGAAATCCCCTCGGCAGAGAACCAGGCCGCGCGCCAGCGGCGGCGCAAGCTGACCGAGATCCGGCAGCAGGCCCATCAGCAATTGCTGGAGGTTCTCAACCTTTCCGCTTTGGTGCAGGCCTCGGAGGCAGATATCAAAGCCGAGATTGCCTCGGTTCTGAAAGCGGTCATCCCGTCGCAAAGTGTTGCGGTCAGCCGGTCCGACCGCGACAGCCTGGTCAATGATCTCTATTATGAGGTCATGGGGCTGGGGCCGCTGGAAATCCTGCTCAATGACGAGACCGTCTCGGATATTCTCATCAACGGCCCGGAACAGGTTTTCATCGAACAGGGCGGGCTTCTTGAACTGACCGATGTGCAATTCCAGGACGAGGCCCATCTGCGCCGCATCCTGCAAAAGATTGTCGGCATGGTCGGGCGCCGGCTGGACGAATCCACCCCCTATGTCGATGCCCGGCTTCAGGATGGCTCACGCCTCAATGCCGTGATTTCCCCGATTGCGCTTGATGGCACGCTGGTTTCCATCCGCAAATTCCGCAAGGACAAGCTCAGCCTCGAACAGCTGACCTTTCTGGGCGCCATGAGCGAGAAGATGGCGATCTATCTGCGCGCCGCCGTTGCCTGCAGGCTGAATATCGTGATCTCGGGCGGGACCGGCTCGGGCAAGACCACGCTGATGAATGCGCTTTCGGCCTATATCGGCAAGCGCGAACGGATCATCACCGTCGAAGACACTGCCGAATTGCAGCTCCAGCAAAAACATGTCGGCCGGATGGAAAGCCGCCCGCCCAATATCGAAGGCAAAGGCGCCGTCACGCAGCGGGATTGTCTGCGCAATGCCCTCAGGATGCGCCCCGACCGGATCATCGTGGGCGAGACCCGTGGCGATGAAGTGATCGACATGCTGCAGGCGATGAACACCGGGCATGACGGCTCGATGACGACAATCCACGCCAACTCTGCCCGCGACGCCACCAGCAGGCTGGAAAACATGGTTGCCATGGCCGGGATCGAGATCCCCCTGACAGCTTTGCGGCGCCAGGTCGCCAGCGCGGTCAACCTGATCGTGCAGGTCAACCGTTTGCAGGATGGCAGCCGCAAAGTGACCTCGATCACCGAAGTGACGGGCTGCGAAGGCGATGTCCTCACCATGCAGGAGCTGTTCTATTTCGAACATAGCGGCGTGACCCCCGATGGCCGTGTCGAAGGGCATTTCGCCGCGACCGGGGTACGCTCGGACTCGTCTGACCGCTTCCGCCGCTGGGGGATCACCCTGCCACCCGACCTTTACGGGGTGTGA
- a CDS encoding type II secretion system F family protein, which produces MIAISSWILLGSFIGCALMFAMALLLLQRAPAAPAAAPAKPVPDMPLVMAESESDNSEIRRQLFQAGFHHPKAVRWFLYAKVGFTIVALLLSLILLRVVPQLRDLEPLPQLGFQLVMAVLGYFIPVMIVERRRTAWLKRIEIALPDALDFMLICVEAGQSTDIAVMRVAEELAPVHPDLSAGLVNLTEALAAGADRQEAWLKLVYETGNQDLRQLANIILQSSTMGTPVAQTLRVFSADLRDQRVRKIEERANVLPTKMTLGTMMFTVPPLLILLLAPAIYRIVSSF; this is translated from the coding sequence ATGATCGCAATCAGCTCCTGGATCCTGTTGGGAAGCTTCATCGGCTGCGCGCTGATGTTCGCGATGGCCCTTCTGTTGTTGCAGCGTGCCCCTGCGGCACCGGCGGCGGCACCGGCGAAGCCTGTCCCGGATATGCCCCTTGTCATGGCCGAGTCAGAGTCCGACAATTCCGAGATCCGCAGACAGTTGTTCCAGGCCGGCTTTCACCATCCGAAAGCCGTGCGCTGGTTTCTTTATGCCAAGGTCGGTTTCACGATTGTCGCGCTGCTTCTTTCGCTGATCCTGCTGCGTGTGGTACCGCAGTTGCGGGATCTGGAGCCACTGCCACAACTGGGCTTCCAGCTGGTTATGGCGGTGCTGGGCTATTTCATCCCCGTGATGATCGTCGAGAGACGGCGCACCGCCTGGCTGAAGCGGATCGAGATCGCGCTGCCGGATGCGCTGGATTTCATGCTTATCTGCGTCGAGGCAGGGCAATCCACCGATATAGCGGTTATGCGTGTCGCAGAGGAGCTCGCCCCGGTCCACCCGGACCTCTCCGCAGGCCTCGTCAACCTGACCGAAGCGCTGGCCGCCGGGGCAGACCGCCAGGAAGCCTGGCTGAAACTGGTCTATGAAACCGGCAACCAGGATCTTCGACAGCTCGCAAATATCATTCTGCAATCCTCGACCATGGGCACGCCGGTCGCCCAGACCCTGCGCGTATTCAGCGCAGACCTCCGCGACCAGCGCGTCCGAAAAATTGAAGAACGTGCCAATGTGCTGCCGACCAAGATGACGCTTGGCACGATGATGTTTACCGTACCGCCGCTTTTGATCCTGCTGCTGGCCCCGGCCATCTACCGGATCGTCTCTTCATTCTGA
- a CDS encoding response regulator produces the protein MSKLAHNAIIHSRGRDVTIDAFVTRGTEDERIVTWQVADDGIGVEPDRREKIFEPFESSADNPDERPGLGLYTARKAIRLMGGDLTLNDDGNGSRFVLTHPARMARQLVQPEQKVISMNDITPLYEDRSVLLVEDNKLVGEITVTRLRKLFRQVDWAESGDAGLKLFRENKYDMVVVDQLLPGLIGSELVREIRQTEKTMPIIGITASTLGSECRDLEEAGANYALEKPLSFGQLKSLADEFFGDVAKAGA, from the coding sequence TTGTCAAAACTTGCCCATAATGCGATCATTCACTCCCGCGGCAGGGATGTAACGATCGACGCCTTCGTGACCAGGGGGACCGAAGACGAGCGTATCGTAACCTGGCAGGTTGCGGATGACGGAATCGGCGTTGAACCCGACCGGCGTGAGAAGATTTTCGAGCCCTTTGAATCCAGTGCAGACAATCCTGACGAACGGCCCGGTCTCGGGCTTTATACCGCCCGTAAAGCAATCCGGCTGATGGGCGGAGATCTGACCCTTAACGATGACGGCAATGGCAGCCGGTTTGTTCTGACCCATCCGGCCCGGATGGCACGCCAACTGGTACAGCCGGAGCAAAAGGTAATCTCAATGAATGACATCACTCCGCTCTATGAGGATCGCAGCGTCCTGCTGGTCGAGGATAACAAGCTGGTCGGCGAAATCACCGTAACCAGATTGCGCAAGCTGTTCAGACAGGTTGACTGGGCGGAAAGCGGTGATGCCGGGCTGAAGCTGTTCCGTGAAAACAAATATGACATGGTGGTCGTCGACCAGTTGCTGCCGGGCCTGATCGGAAGCGAACTGGTGCGCGAAATACGGCAGACAGAGAAAACCATGCCGATTATTGGGATCACGGCCTCGACGCTTGGGTCGGAATGCCGCGATCTGGAAGAGGCAGGCGCCAATTATGCGCTTGAGAAACCTCTGAGCTTCGGCCAGCTCAAAAGCCTCGCTGACGAGTTTTTCGGTGATGTGGCAAAGGCGGGGGCATGA
- a CDS encoding type II secretion system F family protein, which translates to MSLALIFSLLVGAGLGLIVVAIFYSRVLRRRAFLQAVIARFSGRSATGGDEPAPDHVALRRDGPPSWWRPLLPGKWDDVNMAAFTAEMRRIALVLTLTITTLVMILFNALLNINILIGAVAGLLLSAVVWYFWMKMRSNKRLLRIEEGVPEALDMIVRSLRVGLPVSTALQVVGQELIGPLAEEFGETSRRISYGQEPVSALREMADRCRNQSLRFLAAAVALQSSTGGNLAEVLERLCSIARGRQQLQRKVRSITAEAKWSGRFLSFFPIGATVMLLAINPDYFSEISDKPFFIPMLCVVAGLLFMNMLFMRWLVKIE; encoded by the coding sequence ATGAGCCTTGCTCTCATTTTCTCGCTTTTGGTCGGAGCAGGGCTGGGGCTGATTGTCGTTGCAATTTTCTATAGCCGCGTGCTGCGCCGCCGCGCCTTTTTGCAAGCCGTCATCGCGCGCTTTTCAGGCCGGTCCGCAACCGGCGGGGATGAGCCCGCCCCGGATCATGTGGCACTGCGGCGCGACGGGCCGCCATCCTGGTGGCGTCCTCTGCTGCCCGGCAAATGGGACGACGTCAATATGGCGGCCTTCACCGCCGAAATGCGGCGGATTGCCCTTGTCCTGACGCTGACCATCACGACCCTGGTGATGATTTTGTTCAACGCGCTTCTGAACATCAATATCCTGATTGGCGCGGTGGCCGGGCTGCTGCTGTCAGCGGTCGTATGGTATTTCTGGATGAAGATGCGCAGCAACAAACGATTGCTCCGCATCGAGGAAGGAGTGCCAGAGGCGCTCGATATGATCGTGCGCTCGCTCCGGGTCGGTCTGCCGGTCAGCACCGCGCTCCAGGTTGTCGGCCAGGAGCTGATCGGTCCGCTGGCCGAAGAATTTGGCGAGACCTCGCGCCGGATCAGCTATGGCCAGGAGCCGGTATCTGCATTGCGCGAAATGGCAGATCGCTGCAGGAACCAGAGCCTGAGGTTTCTGGCTGCTGCTGTGGCGCTGCAATCATCGACAGGTGGCAATCTGGCCGAAGTGCTTGAGCGTCTTTGCTCCATCGCGCGGGGCCGGCAACAGTTGCAGCGCAAAGTACGCTCGATCACGGCCGAAGCGAAGTGGTCGGGACGGTTCCTGTCCTTCTTCCCGATCGGCGCCACGGTGATGCTGCTGGCCATCAACCCGGACTATTTCTCCGAGATCTCTGACAAACCCTTCTTCATTCCCATGCTCTGCGTTGTCGCCGGCCTGTTGTTCATGAACATGCTGTTCATGCGCTGGCTCGTGAAGATCGAGTAA
- a CDS encoding histidine kinase dimerization/phospho-acceptor domain-containing protein has protein sequence MTFEAHVLSKSAPEAWLALVSQEREKDLSGRLARYEQLLGEAILREERLLSIASHELRTPIAILSMLGEELKSGTEWEDIGAGYERTLDRIIAILDDLRAGSGTGASHIANAGFTIREMAQQVLDIFSTVAVSNGINLTFTPGRTAIPFCKAITIGSSSHCQNLPIMRSFTPAAGM, from the coding sequence ATGACATTCGAAGCCCATGTGCTGAGCAAATCCGCCCCGGAAGCCTGGCTTGCACTGGTCAGCCAGGAGCGTGAAAAAGATCTGTCCGGCCGGCTCGCCCGTTACGAACAGCTGCTCGGAGAGGCGATCCTGCGTGAAGAGCGCCTGCTCTCCATCGCCTCGCATGAATTGCGCACCCCGATCGCCATCCTTTCCATGCTGGGCGAAGAGCTCAAATCCGGCACCGAATGGGAGGATATCGGCGCGGGTTACGAAAGAACCCTGGACCGGATTATCGCAATTCTTGATGATCTTCGGGCGGGCAGCGGTACGGGCGCCAGCCATATCGCCAATGCCGGCTTTACCATCCGTGAGATGGCGCAGCAGGTGCTCGACATCTTCTCGACGGTCGCGGTCAGCAATGGGATCAATCTGACATTCACCCCGGGAAGGACAGCGATACCCTTTTGCAAAGCGATCACAATCGGGTCTTCATCGCATTGTCAAAACTTGCCCATAATGCGATCATTCACTCCCGCGGCAGGGATGTAA
- a CDS encoding AAA family ATPase, translating to MVLPICGGAGATTIAVNLAAELAQAQQDRTVCLIDLHLQYGNVATYAGLTANSRILDAYRGIEALDSDAFDMCLRSTAPNLHIFSDPGEILPVDGINAAHLRRLIGLARNKADLVIVDLPHQLPDWSGAAFDQASVILAPALLDVRSAQNLAKLQDLIRSEGLPGGKFRCLLNRAPLRRSQLWEDARARFEKHNEFGVFKTLPDGGDPVSMACNAGIPLARHAPANVFRLAVRDLAADILAKAGPRELTTAEAG from the coding sequence ATGGTGCTCCCCATCTGCGGCGGGGCGGGTGCGACGACAATCGCCGTCAATCTTGCTGCCGAACTGGCCCAGGCGCAGCAAGACCGCACTGTCTGCCTGATTGATCTCCACCTGCAATATGGCAATGTCGCAACCTATGCGGGCCTCACGGCGAATTCGCGCATTCTTGACGCCTATCGCGGCATCGAGGCGCTCGACTCCGATGCCTTCGACATGTGCCTGCGCAGCACCGCCCCAAACCTCCATATTTTCTCGGACCCGGGCGAGATCCTCCCGGTCGATGGGATCAATGCCGCGCATCTGCGCCGCCTTATCGGGCTCGCCCGCAACAAGGCGGATCTGGTGATTGTCGATCTGCCGCATCAGCTTCCGGACTGGAGCGGGGCCGCCTTCGACCAGGCCTCTGTCATTCTGGCCCCTGCCCTGCTCGACGTTCGTTCCGCGCAGAACCTGGCGAAGCTGCAGGATCTTATCCGCTCCGAAGGGCTGCCCGGAGGCAAATTCCGCTGCCTGCTCAACCGCGCGCCGCTGCGGCGGTCCCAGCTGTGGGAAGACGCCCGCGCCCGGTTTGAAAAGCATAATGAGTTCGGCGTGTTCAAAACCCTGCCCGATGGGGGAGATCCGGTTTCCATGGCCTGCAATGCCGGAATTCCCCTGGCCAGGCATGCGCCGGCGAATGTCTTTCGACTGGCGGTCCGCGACCTGGCCGCAGACATCCTTGCCAAGGCAGGGCCCCGAGAGCTGACCACGGCGGAGGCTGGCTGA